Proteins found in one Hevea brasiliensis isolate MT/VB/25A 57/8 chromosome 18, ASM3005281v1, whole genome shotgun sequence genomic segment:
- the LOC110670732 gene encoding APO protein 2, chloroplastic isoform X1, which produces MDLCHGRMTVFHPRVEAFMVSYCPRSQFLEFNLYPRLSWLDSFQHRGSKLRLELNSVITSRMLQQPHALVIANEYPQNADFPRNYSRKEKKPFPVPIVELRRAARERLKNRKGRPKGQAPPPKNGVVVKSLIPLAYDVFNARIIMINNLKKLLKVVPVHACGWCNEIHVGPVGHPFKSCKGKYATLRKGLHEWTNATIEDVFVPIEAYHLFDRLGKRIPHEERFSIPRIPAVVELCIQAGVNISEYPTKRRRKPIIRISKSEFVDADESDLPDPVPEVPGKPLLTEIPNSEIKAPSNGEEIKFLAEETVRAWEKMRKGAKRLMKMYPVRVCGYCPEVHVGPSGHKAQNCGAHKHQQRNGQHGWQAAVLDDLITPRYVWHVPDVNGSPLQRELRNFYGQAPAIVEICIQAGANVPEEYKSTMRLDIGIPSSVREAEMVV; this is translated from the exons ATGGATTTGTGTCATGGTAGAATGACAGTATTCCATCCCAGAGTGGAGGCCTTCATGGTTTCTTATTGCCCCAGATCACAATTTCTTGAATTTAACCTCTACCCACGTCTCAGTTGGCTTGATTCTTTTCAG CATAGAGGTAGTAAACTTAGGCTTGAACTGAACTCTGTCATTACATCAAGAATGTTGCAGCAACCACATGCCTTGGTCATCGCAAATGAGTATCCACAAAATGCTGATTTTCCTCGAAATTATTCGAGAAAGGAGAAAAAGCCCTTTCCAGTACCCATTGTTGAATTGAGACGAGCTGCAAGGGAGAGGCTCAAGAACAGGAAAGGCCGGCCTAAAGGACAAGCTCCTCCTCCAAAGAACGGCGTTGTTGTTAAGAGCCTCATACCACTTGCTTATGATGTGTTTAATGCGAGGATTATCATGATTAACAATCTCAAGAAATTGTTGAAAGTGGTGCCTGTGCATGCTTGTGG GTGGTGTAATGAAATCCATGTGGGACCTGTAGGACATCCATTCAAGTCATGTAAAGGTAAATACGCTACGCTTCGGAAGGGCCTTCATGAGTGGACAAATGCAACTATTGAAGATGTATTTGTTCCTATAGAAGCCTACCACCTTTTTGACCGCCTTGGAAAGCGTATTCCTCACGAGGAGAGATTTTCAATCCCCCGAATTCCTGCTGTAGTTGAGCTCTGCATCCAAGCAGGCGTGAATATTTCTGAATATCCCACAAAAAGGAGAAGAAAACCAATCATTCGGATCAGTAAAAGTGAATTTGTTGATGCAGATGAAAGTGACCTACCAGACCCTGTCCCAGAAGTTCCTGGAAAGCCACTATTAACTGAAATACCCAACTCAGAAATTAAAGCCCCATCTAATGGAGAagaaatcaaatttcttgctGAGGAAACAGTACGAGCATGGGAGAAGATGAGGAAAGGAGCCAAGAGGCTAATGAAGATGTACCCGGTGAGAGTATGTGGATATTGCCCAGAGGTGCATGTAGGACCCAGTGGACACAAAGCACAGAACTGTGGAGCCCACAAGCACCAACAAAGAAACGGACAACATGGTTGGCAGGCTGCAGTGCTTGACGACTTGATAACACCAAGATACGTGTGGCATGTTCCCGATGTAAATGGGTCACCATTGCAAAGGGAGCTTAGGAATTTTTATGGACAAGCTCCTGCCATTGTGGAAATTTGCATTCAGGCTGGTGCAAATGTGCCAGAGGAATACAAATCAACCATGAGGTTGGATATTGGAATCCCCTCCAGTGTTAGAGAAGCTGAAATGGTTGTTTGA
- the LOC110670732 gene encoding APO protein 2, chloroplastic isoform X2 yields MLQQPHALVIANEYPQNADFPRNYSRKEKKPFPVPIVELRRAARERLKNRKGRPKGQAPPPKNGVVVKSLIPLAYDVFNARIIMINNLKKLLKVVPVHACGWCNEIHVGPVGHPFKSCKGKYATLRKGLHEWTNATIEDVFVPIEAYHLFDRLGKRIPHEERFSIPRIPAVVELCIQAGVNISEYPTKRRRKPIIRISKSEFVDADESDLPDPVPEVPGKPLLTEIPNSEIKAPSNGEEIKFLAEETVRAWEKMRKGAKRLMKMYPVRVCGYCPEVHVGPSGHKAQNCGAHKHQQRNGQHGWQAAVLDDLITPRYVWHVPDVNGSPLQRELRNFYGQAPAIVEICIQAGANVPEEYKSTMRLDIGIPSSVREAEMVV; encoded by the exons ATGTTGCAGCAACCACATGCCTTGGTCATCGCAAATGAGTATCCACAAAATGCTGATTTTCCTCGAAATTATTCGAGAAAGGAGAAAAAGCCCTTTCCAGTACCCATTGTTGAATTGAGACGAGCTGCAAGGGAGAGGCTCAAGAACAGGAAAGGCCGGCCTAAAGGACAAGCTCCTCCTCCAAAGAACGGCGTTGTTGTTAAGAGCCTCATACCACTTGCTTATGATGTGTTTAATGCGAGGATTATCATGATTAACAATCTCAAGAAATTGTTGAAAGTGGTGCCTGTGCATGCTTGTGG GTGGTGTAATGAAATCCATGTGGGACCTGTAGGACATCCATTCAAGTCATGTAAAGGTAAATACGCTACGCTTCGGAAGGGCCTTCATGAGTGGACAAATGCAACTATTGAAGATGTATTTGTTCCTATAGAAGCCTACCACCTTTTTGACCGCCTTGGAAAGCGTATTCCTCACGAGGAGAGATTTTCAATCCCCCGAATTCCTGCTGTAGTTGAGCTCTGCATCCAAGCAGGCGTGAATATTTCTGAATATCCCACAAAAAGGAGAAGAAAACCAATCATTCGGATCAGTAAAAGTGAATTTGTTGATGCAGATGAAAGTGACCTACCAGACCCTGTCCCAGAAGTTCCTGGAAAGCCACTATTAACTGAAATACCCAACTCAGAAATTAAAGCCCCATCTAATGGAGAagaaatcaaatttcttgctGAGGAAACAGTACGAGCATGGGAGAAGATGAGGAAAGGAGCCAAGAGGCTAATGAAGATGTACCCGGTGAGAGTATGTGGATATTGCCCAGAGGTGCATGTAGGACCCAGTGGACACAAAGCACAGAACTGTGGAGCCCACAAGCACCAACAAAGAAACGGACAACATGGTTGGCAGGCTGCAGTGCTTGACGACTTGATAACACCAAGATACGTGTGGCATGTTCCCGATGTAAATGGGTCACCATTGCAAAGGGAGCTTAGGAATTTTTATGGACAAGCTCCTGCCATTGTGGAAATTTGCATTCAGGCTGGTGCAAATGTGCCAGAGGAATACAAATCAACCATGAGGTTGGATATTGGAATCCCCTCCAGTGTTAGAGAAGCTGAAATGGTTGTTTGA